The Stratiformator vulcanicus genome has a segment encoding these proteins:
- the proB gene encoding glutamate 5-kinase, which yields MHDLLRKEVYETAETIVVKIGTNALSRADDTLDETRIDRLGAQIAEIRKSGRRVVIVSSGAVGAGLGLLGLTERPKDLPHLQAAAATGQAKLIQLYDQALRPHGIHAAQLLLTANDFKRRRRYLNVRNTIYTLFEYGVVPIINENDTVSVEEIKFGDNDHLAAMVTSLLPNPLLVILSVVDGLFDGDPKSPDAKPIRLVEQIDDDLLGLARAERSSRGTGGMQSKLASIRSVTAVGENVILANGEDPEILDRIRRGDIVGSLFLAQKSILPAWKRWIGYTVKPNGWIVVDDGAVGAVTQKGKSLLPIGVVSVGGSFDSGELISIRDRTGREFARGLSNYQATEVKQIAGCRSDALAERLGSASYAEVVHRNNLAVIA from the coding sequence ATGCACGATCTGCTGCGAAAAGAGGTCTACGAGACCGCCGAAACGATTGTCGTCAAGATCGGCACCAACGCTCTTTCTCGGGCTGACGATACGCTTGATGAGACGCGGATCGATCGACTGGGAGCTCAGATCGCCGAAATTCGCAAATCGGGTCGGCGAGTCGTGATTGTCTCCAGCGGGGCTGTCGGGGCCGGGCTGGGACTGCTCGGACTCACTGAACGTCCAAAGGATTTGCCGCACCTGCAAGCGGCCGCGGCGACGGGACAGGCGAAACTGATTCAGTTGTACGATCAGGCGCTGCGTCCCCACGGAATCCATGCCGCACAACTGTTGCTGACGGCGAACGATTTCAAACGCCGTCGCCGCTATCTCAACGTGCGAAACACGATTTACACGTTGTTCGAATACGGCGTCGTCCCGATTATCAACGAGAACGACACCGTCAGCGTTGAAGAAATCAAATTCGGCGACAACGACCATCTGGCCGCGATGGTCACGAGCCTGCTTCCGAATCCTCTGCTCGTCATTCTTTCGGTGGTCGACGGCCTCTTCGATGGCGACCCGAAATCGCCCGACGCCAAGCCCATCCGGCTCGTCGAGCAAATTGACGACGACCTGCTCGGGCTCGCGCGGGCAGAGCGCAGCAGCCGCGGCACCGGCGGGATGCAATCGAAACTCGCATCGATCCGCTCGGTGACGGCGGTCGGCGAGAACGTCATCCTCGCCAATGGCGAAGATCCCGAAATCCTTGATCGCATCCGGCGCGGTGACATCGTCGGGTCGTTATTTCTTGCGCAGAAGTCGATCCTGCCGGCGTGGAAACGGTGGATCGGTTACACCGTCAAACCGAACGGTTGGATTGTCGTAGACGATGGAGCGGTCGGCGCCGTGACGCAAAAGGGAAAGTCGCTTCTGCCGATCGGAGTCGTCTCGGTCGGCGGCTCTTTCGATTCGGGCGAATTGATCAGCATTCGCGACCGGACCGGACGGGAGTTCGCCCGCGGACTCTCAAATTACCAGGCGACGGAGGTCAAGCAGATCGCCGGTTGCCGGAGCGACGCACTGGCGGAGCGGCTCGGCTCGGCCTCCTACGCAGAGGTAGTTCACCGAAACAATCTCGCCGTGATTGCTTAA